A section of the Pseudomonas lini genome encodes:
- a CDS encoding acetyl-CoA C-acetyltransferase: MTQALIFDALRTPRGKGKANGALHSVKPVNLVAGLLTALQQRTSLDTSQVDDVVLGCVTPIGDQGSDIAKTATQVADWDVSVAGMQLNRFCASGLEAVNLGAIKVRSGFEDLVVVGGVESMSRVPMGSDGGAWALDPETNLHNHFTPQGVGADLIATIEGFSRQDVDAFALHSQQKAARARANGSFNKSLVPVQDQNGIILLDHDEFIRAESTMEGLGKLKPSFEMIGQMGFDATALRVYSQIERINHVHTPGNSSGIVDGAALMLIGSESKGRALGLQPRARIVATAVTSTDPTIMLTGPAPATRKALAKAGLRVEDIDLFEVNEAFASVVLKFIKDMAIDPDKVNVNGGSIAMGHPLGATGCAILGTLLDELETRRLRYGLATLCVGGGMGIATIIERL; the protein is encoded by the coding sequence ATGACCCAAGCTTTGATATTCGACGCGTTACGCACGCCCCGTGGCAAAGGCAAGGCCAATGGCGCCTTGCACAGCGTCAAGCCAGTGAATCTGGTGGCCGGGCTGCTGACGGCGCTGCAGCAGCGCACGTCGCTGGATACCAGTCAGGTCGATGATGTGGTACTCGGCTGTGTGACGCCCATTGGCGATCAGGGTTCCGACATCGCCAAGACCGCCACGCAGGTGGCCGATTGGGACGTCAGCGTGGCCGGGATGCAACTCAATCGCTTCTGCGCGTCGGGGCTGGAAGCGGTGAATCTCGGTGCGATCAAAGTGCGTTCCGGTTTCGAAGACCTGGTGGTGGTCGGTGGCGTCGAGTCGATGTCCCGCGTGCCCATGGGCAGCGATGGCGGGGCCTGGGCGCTGGACCCGGAAACCAATTTGCACAACCACTTCACGCCCCAGGGCGTGGGGGCCGACCTGATCGCCACGATTGAAGGCTTCAGCCGTCAGGACGTCGATGCCTTCGCGTTGCACTCCCAACAGAAGGCGGCGCGGGCACGGGCGAACGGTTCATTCAACAAGTCGCTGGTGCCGGTGCAGGACCAGAACGGCATCATCCTGCTCGATCACGATGAGTTCATCCGCGCCGAATCGACGATGGAAGGCCTGGGCAAGCTCAAGCCAAGTTTCGAAATGATCGGGCAAATGGGCTTCGACGCCACGGCATTGCGGGTTTACAGCCAGATCGAGCGGATCAACCACGTGCATACGCCGGGCAACAGTTCCGGGATCGTCGATGGCGCGGCGCTGATGCTGATCGGCTCCGAATCCAAGGGCCGGGCGCTGGGCTTGCAGCCACGGGCGCGAATCGTCGCCACGGCGGTCACCAGCACCGACCCGACCATCATGCTCACCGGCCCGGCGCCGGCCACTCGCAAGGCACTGGCCAAGGCAGGGCTGCGGGTCGAAGACATCGACCTGTTCGAAGTCAATGAAGCGTTCGCCTCGGTCGTGCTCAAGTTCATCAAGGACATGGCCATCGACCCCGACAAGGTCAACGTCAACGGCGGCTCCATCGCCATGGGCCACCCGCTCGGCGCCACCGGCTGCGCGATTCTCGGCACGCTGCTCGATGAACTGGAAACCCGGCGCCTGCGCTATGGCCTGGCGACATTGTGTGTCGGCGGCGGCATGGGCATTGCCACCATCATCGAACGCCTCTGA
- a CDS encoding alpha-E domain-containing protein, which yields MLSRTASDLYWMSRYLERAENLARMLDISYSLSLMPQDGRGDGLHELAMPLLITGTLDDYLERHGDLHAERLLHFFALDAANPASIYSCLGAARASAHAVRGRITADMWENINSTWLEIRGIAEQGLSRYGMSRFCEWIKERSHLFRGASYGTIMRNDAFRFIRLGTFIERADNTLRLLDARYEMAGDQAEAVSDGTAHAYYQWSALLRALSSFEAYTEIYRDAPGARHVAELLLLRADVPRSLRACTEEIDQILAQLPGANGRPAQRLAAEMDARLRYTGINEILDEGLHAWLTEFIPLVRQLGNAIHSSYLEAA from the coding sequence ATGTTAAGTAGAACTGCCTCGGATCTGTATTGGATGTCGCGTTACCTGGAGCGGGCGGAAAACCTCGCACGGATGCTCGACATCAGTTATTCGCTGTCGCTGATGCCGCAGGACGGTCGTGGCGACGGCTTGCACGAACTCGCCATGCCGTTGCTGATCACCGGCACTCTGGACGATTACCTGGAACGTCACGGCGATCTGCATGCCGAACGGCTGCTGCATTTTTTCGCTTTGGATGCGGCCAACCCGGCGAGCATCTACAGCTGCCTCGGTGCCGCGCGAGCCAGTGCCCACGCGGTGCGTGGGCGAATCACCGCCGACATGTGGGAAAACATCAACTCTACCTGGCTGGAAATTCGCGGGATCGCCGAGCAGGGCTTGAGTCGCTACGGCATGAGCCGGTTTTGCGAGTGGATCAAGGAACGTTCCCACCTGTTCCGCGGCGCGTCCTACGGCACGATCATGCGTAACGACGCGTTCCGCTTCATTCGTCTGGGCACCTTTATCGAAAGGGCTGACAACACCTTGCGCCTGCTCGACGCCCGTTACGAAATGGCCGGCGATCAGGCCGAAGCAGTCAGCGACGGCACGGCTCACGCCTATTACCAGTGGAGCGCCTTGCTGCGGGCCTTGTCGTCGTTTGAGGCTTACACCGAGATTTACCGCGACGCCCCCGGCGCCCGGCATGTGGCCGAGTTGTTGCTGCTGCGCGCCGACGTGCCGCGCTCCCTGCGGGCCTGCACCGAAGAAATCGACCAGATTCTCGCCCAATTGCCGGGGGCCAACGGCCGTCCCGCGCAACGCCTGGCCGCGGAAATGGACGCGCGCCTGCGCTACACCGGTATCAACGAAATCCTCGACGAAGGCCTGCACGCCTGGCTGACCGAGTTCATCCCGCTGGTGCGCCAGTTGGGCAACGCCATACACAGTTCCTACCTGGAGGCTGCATGA
- a CDS encoding transglutaminase domain-containing protein, which yields MRLSISHETTYHYEDQVRASIQYLRLTPHDSERQHVLSWQLDLPRPVRAQLDPFGNILHVLTLDEPHEAIIIGARGQVDIDELREAEHESQSALPFLRFTRLTEADEALRAFAEKACKQRRDRTALIDLMHGLNQHMTYTPGSTEVDTSAAQAFAGRSGVCQDHTHAFLACARSLGIPSRYVSGYLYSENSEHLASHAWAEAWLDDAWYSFDVTNELARPERHLKLAVGLDYLDACPVRGMRRGGGCEQMHAKVFVSPTPMITVQQQ from the coding sequence ATGAGACTTTCCATTAGCCACGAGACCACCTATCACTACGAAGATCAGGTGCGGGCGAGCATCCAGTACCTGCGACTGACCCCCCATGACAGCGAGCGCCAGCACGTGCTCAGCTGGCAGCTCGACCTGCCACGCCCGGTGCGCGCGCAACTCGATCCGTTCGGCAACATTCTGCATGTGCTGACCCTGGACGAACCCCACGAGGCAATCATCATCGGCGCCCGTGGGCAGGTGGACATTGATGAGTTGCGCGAAGCCGAGCATGAAAGCCAGTCGGCGTTGCCGTTCCTGCGCTTCACGCGCCTGACCGAAGCCGACGAAGCGCTGCGCGCATTCGCCGAGAAGGCCTGCAAACAACGCCGGGATCGTACGGCGCTGATCGATTTGATGCATGGCCTGAACCAGCACATGACCTACACGCCGGGCTCCACCGAAGTGGACACCAGCGCCGCCCAAGCCTTCGCCGGGCGTTCCGGTGTCTGTCAGGACCACACTCATGCGTTCCTCGCCTGCGCCCGCAGCCTGGGCATTCCTTCGCGTTATGTATCGGGGTATTTGTACAGCGAGAACAGCGAACACTTGGCCAGTCACGCCTGGGCTGAAGCCTGGCTGGATGACGCCTGGTACAGCTTCGACGTAACCAACGAACTGGCCCGCCCGGAGCGTCACCTGAAACTGGCCGTGGGTTTGGATTACCTGGACGCCTGCCCGGTGCGCGGCATGCGTCGTGGGGGCGGGTGCGAGCAGATGCATGCGAAGGTGTTTGTCTCGCCGACGCCGATGATTACCGTCCAGCAGCAGTAA
- a CDS encoding circularly permuted type 2 ATP-grasp protein has product MIRTYFDEMYDAGGQVRPHYREFARWLAETPDELLAQRRREADLLFHRAGITFTLYGDEQGTERLIPFDTIPRSIPASEWRIVERGCIQRVKALNMFLADLYHEQRIIKAGIIPAEQVLANEQYQLAMQGLDLHRDIYSHISGVDLVRDGDGTYYVLEDNLRTPSGVSYMLEDRKMMMRLFPELFAAQRIAPIDHYPNLLLDTLKSSSPIDNPSVVVLTPGRFNSAFFEHAFLAREMGVELVEGADLFVRDDKVFMRTTDGPKAVDVIYRRLDDAFLDPLAFNPDSMLGVPGLLSSYRSGNVVLANAIGTGVADDKSVYPFVTDMIRFYLDEEPILKNVPTWQCRNPSELSHVLANLPELVVKETQGSGGYGMLVGPAATAAEIESFRERIKAKPHAYIAQPTLSLSTCPTFVENGIAPRHIDLRPFVLSGRETRVVPGGLTRVALREGSLVVNSSQGGGTKDTWVVED; this is encoded by the coding sequence ATGATCCGCACCTATTTTGATGAGATGTACGATGCCGGCGGCCAGGTCCGCCCGCATTATCGGGAGTTTGCCCGTTGGCTGGCCGAAACGCCTGACGAGCTTTTGGCACAACGGCGACGCGAGGCCGATCTGTTATTTCATCGTGCCGGGATTACATTCACGCTCTATGGTGATGAGCAAGGGACAGAGCGCCTGATTCCCTTCGACACCATTCCCCGCAGTATCCCCGCCAGTGAATGGCGGATCGTCGAGCGCGGCTGCATTCAGCGGGTCAAGGCATTGAACATGTTCCTTGCCGACCTCTATCACGAGCAGCGCATCATCAAGGCCGGCATCATCCCGGCCGAGCAAGTGCTGGCCAACGAGCAATATCAGTTGGCGATGCAAGGGCTGGATCTACACCGCGATATCTATTCGCACATTTCCGGCGTCGACCTGGTGCGCGATGGCGACGGCACGTACTACGTGCTCGAAGACAATCTTCGTACACCCAGCGGCGTGAGCTACATGCTCGAAGACCGCAAGATGATGATGCGATTGTTCCCCGAGTTGTTCGCGGCCCAGCGCATCGCGCCGATCGACCACTATCCGAACCTGTTGCTCGACACCCTGAAAAGCTCCAGCCCGATCGACAACCCGAGCGTGGTGGTGCTGACGCCGGGGCGCTTCAACAGTGCGTTTTTCGAGCATGCGTTTCTGGCCCGGGAAATGGGCGTTGAATTGGTGGAAGGCGCGGACCTGTTCGTGCGCGATGACAAGGTGTTCATGCGCACCACCGACGGGCCGAAAGCCGTCGACGTGATCTACCGTCGCCTCGACGATGCGTTCCTCGATCCGTTGGCGTTCAACCCGGACTCGATGCTTGGTGTTCCAGGGCTGTTGTCGTCCTACCGATCCGGTAACGTGGTGCTGGCGAATGCCATCGGCACCGGGGTCGCGGACGACAAATCGGTCTATCCCTTCGTCACGGACATGATTCGTTTCTACCTCGATGAAGAGCCGATCCTGAAGAACGTGCCTACATGGCAGTGTCGTAATCCCTCGGAACTGTCCCACGTGCTGGCCAATCTTCCTGAGCTGGTAGTCAAGGAAACCCAGGGCTCCGGCGGTTACGGAATGCTGGTGGGGCCGGCGGCGACGGCGGCGGAAATCGAATCTTTCCGTGAGCGGATCAAAGCCAAACCCCACGCGTACATCGCCCAACCGACGTTGTCTTTATCGACCTGTCCGACCTTTGTCGAAAACGGCATCGCTCCACGCCATATCGACCTGCGTCCGTTTGTATTGTCTGGCCGCGAAACCCGGGTTGTGCCCGGCGGTTTGACCCGTGTCGCCTTGCGCGAAGGCTCCCTGGTGGTGAACTCATCCCAGGGCGGCGGAACCAAGGACACCTGGGTGGTCGAGGATTGA
- a CDS encoding cytochrome c → MDGDHLKTLILFGALLLSMPLSAAQLNLELGASSHTWQTEQLLKHPQVQTITITNDVSYKRDMSYRAVPLAALLTGIKPDDHLQAVALDGFAAELAAAPLLNTQGAQAWLAIEDPAKPWPPLSEGKHSAGPFYLVWTDPQAGNISPEQWPFEVASIKRMAPVAERFPALLPDPALKTDDPVNKGFALFQKNCLACHRLNGAGDAQFGPDLNIPFNPTEYFGADFLKRYIRDPQSLRQWPQAKMPAFATTVLPEGDLELLVGYLKHMAGRKIKP, encoded by the coding sequence ATGGACGGCGATCATTTGAAAACGCTCATTCTGTTTGGGGCCTTGCTGCTCAGCATGCCTCTATCTGCCGCACAGCTGAATCTGGAGCTGGGCGCGAGTTCTCACACCTGGCAGACCGAGCAATTGCTCAAGCATCCCCAGGTTCAGACCATCACGATCACTAACGACGTTTCCTACAAACGGGACATGAGCTATCGCGCCGTGCCGTTAGCGGCGTTGTTGACGGGCATCAAGCCTGACGATCATCTGCAAGCCGTTGCCCTGGACGGTTTCGCCGCCGAACTGGCTGCCGCGCCGTTGCTCAATACCCAAGGGGCACAGGCTTGGCTAGCGATTGAAGACCCGGCCAAGCCGTGGCCGCCGTTGTCAGAGGGCAAGCACAGTGCAGGGCCGTTTTATCTGGTCTGGACCGATCCGCAGGCAGGCAATATCAGCCCCGAGCAATGGCCGTTCGAAGTCGCCAGCATCAAGCGCATGGCCCCGGTGGCCGAGCGCTTCCCTGCCCTATTGCCCGATCCTGCGCTGAAGACGGACGACCCGGTGAACAAGGGCTTTGCGCTATTTCAGAAGAACTGCCTGGCCTGTCATCGATTGAATGGCGCGGGAGATGCGCAGTTCGGGCCGGACCTGAATATTCCGTTCAACCCGACCGAGTATTTCGGCGCGGATTTCCTCAAGCGCTATATTCGTGATCCGCAGAGCTTGCGCCAGTGGCCGCAGGCGAAGATGCCGGCGTTCGCGACGACGGTGTTGCCGGAGGGGGATCTGGAGTTGTTGGTGGGATATTTGAAGCATATGGCGGGACGCAAGATTAAGCCGTAA
- a CDS encoding ribonuclease E inhibitor RraB: MSTAYQEDISSSVLRRMKEGGFDFSRFHPIEFYAIFPDEERARRAAGHFCGESLNAQISVRDDGAWHLELSKVMYATYDGIGDFEQDFEAVVEPLGGIIEGWGVKQEVRGLLA, translated from the coding sequence ATGAGCACAGCCTATCAAGAAGACATCAGCAGCAGCGTGCTGCGCCGCATGAAAGAAGGCGGTTTCGACTTTTCACGATTCCATCCCATCGAGTTCTACGCCATTTTTCCGGACGAGGAGCGGGCACGCAGGGCGGCAGGTCATTTCTGTGGTGAATCCTTGAATGCCCAGATCAGCGTGCGCGACGACGGCGCGTGGCATCTGGAACTGAGCAAAGTGATGTACGCCACCTACGACGGGATCGGCGACTTTGAGCAGGACTTCGAGGCGGTGGTCGAGCCTCTGGGCGGTATCATCGAAGGATGGGGCGTCAAGCAGGAGGTACGAGGGTTACTCGCATAA